ATGCGTTCTAAATTTGTTTTTGCACCTGAAAGGAGGCTATAGGTAGGCCTTGATAGGGAAATTGGATAAAACCTTGAATAATTTTCATCCTCAAATACAATAATACAATCCATTTTTCTTGCGGGGGCAGGATTTGAACCTGCGACCTTTAGGTTATGAGCCTAACGAGCTACCACTGCTCTACCCCGCGATTATTTCTATTTTTCTGCCGGGGGTCGGACTCGAACTTCGGATTTTCTAAGATTCTTCATTCGCTTCGCTCATTCAGAACCTAACAAAATCTCTTGTTCTAAGGCCAGCCTCACTTCATCCTCCCATAAGGTCGGCGTTCGGCTGGCTTCGAGTCCTCTTACCCATCTTTCATTTTTCTTTCCTGTATCCTAAATACTGTCTTCTGTATTCTTGCTCCTGCCGGGGGTCGGACTCGAACCGACACGGAAAAAATTTCCAGTGGATTTTAAGTCCACTGCGTCTGCCAATTCCGCCACCTCGGCTTTTTTATATTTTACCAGCCAAAATTGTTTATGTCAAGAATAAGGTTTTTAACCTAGTTACAATATCAAAGGGAAGGTCTTATCCAATTGTGGCATACCGCCGCCAATGGAAGGTTCTTTTTCCAGCAGATATTTTTTTAATCACCCTCTCAATCTCTCCTTTATTTCCTCACCTAAGAGCTCCTCAAGCTCTGAGTATTTTTGCAGCACCCTCTTAATATCAAGTAAGTCCTTATCTCTCTTTATCTCATCACGCTCAGGGTCTTGCCAGGCCCAAACTTTACTTTTCAATAGGTCTTTCTTTTGAGCCACCTTCATCCTATAGCCTAACACCTGGTGTAGTTCTGCGTTCTTTATGAACTCTTGGTATCTTTGGTCTCGTTGGATCTGTATCCTCACATCCGAGGCTTGATGGGTGACCTCCCATGTATGGGGATAAGTCTTTACTTTGAAGCCTCTCTCTTTCAATCTTTCTTTCAACTTCTCTATTTGCCCTGCCACCACACAATCAAAATCTAAAGTAATCATAGGTTCACAGTATGCGTTAACTGCCACACCTCCTATCACGCAGTAAGGCACTTTTTTTCTATGCAGTATCTGCAAAAATTCGCCGATTAAGTCTCTCTTAGAATTGGTAACCCTATTATAGAACTCTCGTTCGTTCATCTCAATGAAGATGGACCTAAGCCCTTTATCTTCTCAGTCATCTCCTTGGCCACCTCGGCAAATCTTGGCCCCCCCTAGAGGAGCTCATATTATACATCTTAAGCCTCTCTCCACCAACACCAATCTCATCCAAAAGTCTTTTGGCCCGCTTTATCCTCTCAATAATGGCAGCAGAAAGCAATGATTTTGGCTCAAACCCCATATCTCTAAATATGATATGCAGGTCTTTTGCAAATCTCAATCTATTTTTAGACTGACTGGCCTGAAAAGATGATTACATATCTTAGGATAAACCCGCCTATCAGAACTCCAAGAGAGGCAATAATAGCTGGAATGGCCTCATGGGTCTCTTTTTTCTTATAATAGACGGAAAGAAACCCATAAAGTCCCAAGAAGAATGGGATGAGCAATCCAACAAGGACCACTCCAATCCAAACCCAGAGGTAATAGCCACCAGTAAAGAATACTTCAATAGCCTTGGCTCCTACATGACCAGTGGTATGCCAGCCCAAGAAGAGAGAGCCAAGGATAAAGCATTCCAATCCTATTAAAATTAAAAGAGCATCAAGCAACCCCAAGACCCCTAAGGCATGCCTTTTTTCTCTATCTTTGGCTCTGAGGAAATAGGTGACAAGGATCAATAAGGCTATACCAGTGGAGACCGCAGATGTATGAAATAATAAAGGCATAAGAGGGCTACTCCAGACAGGATTGAAACTGCAGGCAGAAATCAGAGCCCCAGTGTATAACCCTACGGCTGCTCCAGAAAAGAGTCCCACCAGCCCTATCGGCCACCTCA
This is a stretch of genomic DNA from bacterium. It encodes these proteins:
- the nrfD gene encoding NrfD/PsrC family molybdoenzyme membrane anchor subunit, which translates into the protein MEKEFTWSILVPIDLFLGGLSGGTFIVSILADLSRKEAYQSIAKFGAWIAPFPLLVGILSLIFDLGRPLRFWHLLIYFNPTSVMSLGVIFLNIFGVLSTAYAFLWWADTTKMAQDLSKRLFFPVGDLLSWIIKEGRVLRWPIGLVGLFSGAAVGLYTGALISACSFNPVWSSPLMPLLFHTSAVSTGIALLILVTYFLRAKDREKRHALGVLGLLDALLILIGLECFILGSLFLGWHTTGHVGAKAIEVFFTGGYYLWVWIGVVLVGLLIPFFLGLYGFLSVYYKKKETHEAIPAIIASLGVLIGGFILRYVIIFSGQSV